A single region of the Actinoplanes sp. SE50/110 genome encodes:
- a CDS encoding MetQ/NlpA family ABC transporter substrate-binding protein: MSDQSAQPVLPTRKRSRWPWIAAAAVVVVAAGVVVGIVATKDDSADATTGGTKAQTVRIGVADASAPYWKTYTDLAKQKLNVTVELVNFNDYSQPNPALKQKQLELNQFQHIQYLANYNVTAKDDLQPIGATAVYPLPLYSLKFTKPADFPADAKVAIPNDAINQARGLLVLQAAGLVTLKNGGSAFSSTADVESKKVDVVTLDASQTAGALQSGSVVGAIVNNNYATSAKLPRTNAIFQDDPASDSAAPYVNIFTARAADKDNPTYLKLAELYHDPSVEKGVQEANGGVAVLRTVPAADLQALLKKVQDQAVAAGK, from the coding sequence ATGTCAGACCAGTCCGCCCAGCCGGTTCTGCCCACCCGTAAGCGCAGCCGCTGGCCCTGGATCGCCGCTGCCGCCGTCGTCGTCGTGGCAGCCGGCGTGGTCGTCGGAATCGTCGCCACCAAGGACGACTCCGCCGACGCCACCACCGGGGGCACCAAGGCGCAGACCGTGCGCATCGGTGTCGCCGACGCGTCCGCGCCGTACTGGAAGACCTACACCGACCTGGCGAAGCAGAAGCTGAACGTCACCGTCGAGCTGGTCAACTTCAACGACTACAGCCAGCCGAACCCGGCGCTCAAGCAGAAGCAGCTGGAGCTCAACCAGTTCCAGCACATCCAGTACCTGGCGAACTACAACGTCACCGCCAAGGACGACCTGCAGCCGATCGGCGCCACCGCGGTCTACCCGCTGCCGCTGTACTCGCTGAAGTTCACCAAGCCGGCCGACTTCCCGGCGGACGCCAAGGTGGCCATCCCGAACGACGCGATCAACCAGGCCCGCGGCCTGCTCGTGCTGCAGGCGGCCGGGCTGGTCACGCTGAAGAACGGCGGCAGCGCCTTCTCCAGCACCGCCGACGTCGAGTCCAAGAAGGTCGACGTGGTCACCCTGGACGCCTCGCAGACCGCGGGCGCGCTGCAGAGCGGCTCGGTGGTCGGCGCGATCGTCAACAACAACTACGCCACCAGCGCGAAGCTGCCCCGCACCAACGCGATCTTCCAGGACGACCCGGCCAGTGACAGCGCCGCGCCGTACGTGAACATCTTCACCGCCCGGGCCGCCGACAAGGACAACCCGACCTACCTGAAGCTGGCCGAGCTCTACCACGACCCGTCGGTGGAGAAGGGCGTCCAGGAGGCCAACGGCGGCGTCGCGGTGCTGCGCACCGTCCCCGCCGCCGACCTCCAGGCGCTGCTGAAGAAGGTCCAGGACCAGGCCGTCGCCGCGGGCAAGTAA
- a CDS encoding DUF1330 domain-containing protein, producing the protein MAKGYWVSAYRTIADPAKLAAYNQLAGPAVRAAGGRTLVRGGRVAAHDDGVAERTVLVEFDSYEQAVAAHESAAYQEALAALADGVERDFRIVEGLD; encoded by the coding sequence GTGGCCAAGGGCTATTGGGTCAGCGCCTACCGCACCATCGCCGACCCGGCGAAGCTGGCCGCCTACAACCAGCTGGCCGGGCCCGCCGTCCGGGCCGCGGGCGGGCGGACCCTCGTCCGCGGCGGCCGGGTCGCCGCACACGACGACGGGGTGGCCGAGCGCACCGTCCTGGTCGAGTTCGACAGCTACGAGCAGGCGGTCGCCGCCCACGAGAGCGCGGCCTACCAGGAGGCGCTGGCCGCCCTCGCGGACGGCGTCGAGCGGGACTTCCGCATCGTCGAGGGCCTCGACTGA
- a CDS encoding GNAT family N-acetyltransferase: MPKNSHVLDQASWASLTGPHAHFAQGDGRALRYPAEVSGITAAPPVQDDRVWADLAALVGPAGVARLSCDIAPPPAGWTVEYRGEGGQLVATDALRSERAPEVVTLGADDVPEMLDLVARTRPGPFEPGTHRLGVYLGIRRGGRLVAMAGERVHPPGWTEISAVCTDPRHRGQGLAGVLVRAVAHGIRERGETPMLHASGGNVDAIRLYLSLGFALRRTRQFTVLRAPRDAG; this comes from the coding sequence GTGCCGAAGAATTCCCATGTGCTCGATCAGGCCTCCTGGGCCTCCTTGACCGGGCCGCACGCCCACTTCGCGCAGGGCGACGGGCGGGCGCTGCGCTACCCGGCCGAGGTCTCCGGGATCACCGCGGCGCCGCCGGTGCAGGACGACCGGGTCTGGGCCGACCTGGCCGCCCTGGTCGGCCCGGCCGGGGTGGCCCGGTTGTCGTGCGACATCGCGCCGCCACCGGCCGGGTGGACCGTCGAATACCGCGGCGAAGGCGGGCAACTGGTGGCCACCGACGCGCTGCGCTCCGAACGCGCCCCGGAGGTGGTGACGCTCGGCGCGGACGACGTACCGGAAATGCTCGACCTGGTCGCCCGAACCCGGCCCGGCCCGTTCGAGCCCGGCACCCACCGTCTGGGCGTCTACCTGGGCATCCGGCGCGGCGGCCGGCTCGTCGCGATGGCCGGCGAACGGGTGCACCCGCCGGGATGGACCGAGATCAGCGCCGTCTGCACCGACCCGCGACACCGCGGGCAGGGCCTGGCCGGCGTGCTGGTGCGGGCGGTGGCGCACGGCATCCGTGAGCGCGGGGAGACGCCGATGCTGCACGCCTCCGGCGGCAACGTCGACGCCATCCGCCTCTACCTGTCCCTCGGTTTCGCACTGCGCCGCACCCGGCAGTTCACGGTGCTGCGCGCCCCGCGGGACGCCGGCTGA
- a CDS encoding glutamate--cysteine ligase: MRIDFARSVRSRLGIEWEIACVDRRSGELAAAAPELLAKVGGAAGFPHVTGELLTNTVEVVSAPHHRVARAVDDLDRLVEQLAGVAEPMGVDLISSGTHPFSQWFRQRVTPGKPRYDTLIDRTQWWGRQMMIWGVHVHVAVEDRRKVLPIVDGLLTYLPHFQAFSASSPFWAGETTGYASNRALMFQQLPTAGLPPQLADWAAYEALVADLRHTGVIEELNELRWDIRPAPRWGTIEVRTFDGMPTLREIGALAALTQCLVEFFSRELDAGRTVPRLQPWFVRENKWRAARYGMEAIVIRTAAGDERLVTEDLVGELLPRLAPVAESLGCVAELAGLAEIVEHGASYQRQLRVAAANAGSLKAVVSSLVRELRDNLLHQ; the protein is encoded by the coding sequence ATGCGTATCGACTTTGCCCGATCGGTCAGGTCGCGTCTAGGGATCGAGTGGGAGATCGCGTGCGTCGACCGCCGCAGTGGCGAGCTGGCCGCCGCGGCCCCCGAGTTGCTCGCCAAGGTCGGTGGAGCGGCCGGTTTTCCGCACGTCACCGGGGAGCTGCTGACGAACACGGTGGAGGTGGTCAGCGCCCCGCACCATCGGGTGGCTCGCGCGGTCGACGATCTGGACCGGCTGGTGGAGCAGCTCGCCGGGGTCGCCGAGCCGATGGGGGTCGACCTGATCTCCTCGGGCACGCACCCGTTCAGCCAGTGGTTCCGGCAACGGGTGACGCCCGGCAAGCCGCGCTACGACACGCTGATCGACCGCACCCAGTGGTGGGGCCGGCAGATGATGATCTGGGGTGTGCACGTGCACGTCGCGGTGGAGGACCGGCGGAAGGTGCTGCCGATCGTGGACGGGCTGCTGACGTACCTGCCGCATTTTCAGGCGTTCAGCGCGTCGAGTCCGTTCTGGGCGGGGGAGACGACGGGGTACGCCTCGAATCGCGCCCTGATGTTCCAGCAGTTGCCGACCGCCGGGCTGCCGCCGCAGCTCGCCGACTGGGCGGCCTACGAGGCACTGGTCGCCGACCTGCGGCACACCGGGGTGATCGAGGAGCTGAACGAGTTGCGCTGGGACATCCGGCCGGCGCCCCGGTGGGGCACGATCGAGGTGCGCACCTTCGACGGTATGCCGACGCTGCGCGAGATCGGTGCGCTCGCGGCGCTCACCCAGTGCCTGGTGGAGTTCTTCTCCCGGGAGCTGGACGCCGGGCGGACGGTGCCCCGGTTGCAGCCGTGGTTCGTGCGGGAGAACAAGTGGCGGGCCGCCCGGTACGGGATGGAGGCCATCGTGATCCGCACCGCGGCCGGGGACGAGCGGCTGGTCACCGAGGATCTGGTGGGTGAGTTGCTGCCGCGGCTGGCGCCGGTGGCCGAGTCGCTGGGGTGTGTGGCGGAGCTGGCCGGGCTGGCGGAGATCGTCGAGCACGGCGCCAGCTACCAGCGGCAGTTGCGGGTGGCGGCGGCGAACGCGGGTAGTTTGAAGGCGGTCGTGTCGTCGCTCGTCCGCGAACTGCGTGACAACCTCCTGCATCAGTAG
- a CDS encoding redoxin domain-containing protein encodes MTTTVRRRTDDQQFRLQLESNAIWNRMVTPGDRLPDMPLLEVDLGPIHLNRLRDTGPVVLLFFRHASSPECDAALHTYRDALVPALTPLDAHLVAVSPQEPGRLEAVKRRHELDFFVTADPRHTLIDAFNIGFRSPDAQPILGTGRSVLPFAATVVADRTGVIRFAEINADWSTPTAPHRIIEALRPPLTTR; translated from the coding sequence ATGACCACCACCGTGCGACGTCGCACCGACGATCAGCAGTTCCGGCTGCAGCTGGAGAGCAACGCCATCTGGAACCGGATGGTCACCCCCGGCGACCGCCTCCCCGACATGCCACTGCTCGAAGTGGACCTGGGCCCGATCCACCTGAACCGACTGCGCGACACCGGCCCGGTCGTCCTGCTGTTCTTCCGGCACGCGAGCTCCCCGGAGTGCGACGCCGCCCTGCACACCTACCGCGACGCGCTCGTCCCGGCCCTGACCCCGCTGGACGCCCACCTGGTCGCCGTCAGCCCGCAGGAGCCCGGCCGCCTGGAGGCCGTCAAGCGCCGCCACGAGCTGGACTTCTTCGTCACCGCCGACCCCCGGCACACGCTGATCGACGCCTTCAACATCGGCTTCCGCAGCCCCGACGCGCAACCGATCCTGGGCACCGGCCGCTCCGTCCTGCCGTTCGCCGCCACGGTCGTCGCCGACCGCACCGGCGTCATCCGCTTCGCCGAGATCAACGCCGACTGGTCCACGCCCACCGCCCCCCACCGCATCATCGAAGCGCTTCGCCCACCCCTGACCACCCGCTGA
- a CDS encoding NAD(P)H-dependent oxidoreductase — MVATPAARGAYSGALKVLLDHLPANALAGVVAVPVVAAEAQTQADAAEAVLARLLSELGADVVDFGLTAVGPELTEPASVAATYAAAIIG; from the coding sequence GTGGTCGCCACCCCGGCCGCCCGCGGCGCCTACTCCGGAGCCCTCAAGGTGCTGCTCGACCACCTGCCGGCGAACGCGCTGGCCGGCGTGGTCGCGGTGCCGGTCGTCGCCGCGGAGGCGCAGACCCAGGCGGACGCCGCCGAGGCGGTCCTGGCCCGGCTGCTCAGCGAACTGGGCGCGGACGTCGTCGACTTCGGCCTGACCGCCGTCGGCCCGGAACTCACCGAGCCCGCCTCGGTCGCCGCAACCTACGCCGCGGCCATCATCGGCTGA
- a CDS encoding PLP-dependent cysteine synthase family protein yields MSVLDAIGDTPLIRLTRITAGLTAEVHLKAEFLNPGGSVKDRAALAMVRAAEASGELRPGGVIVEGTSGNTGVGLAMIAAQRGYRAVVVVPDKSSAEKIATLRAYGAEVVITIGGVTREDPRHVSQVAARLAEQTPGGWLAGQYDNPANPGAHLATTGPEIWRQTGGRITHFVAGVGTGGTISGAGAYLRSAGPVTVIGADPENSVYGGGDGSPYYVESIGHYVHPDTVEDVWPQSYHRQVVHRIERISDRESIETTRRLAREEGILAGASTGTAVAAALRVARDLGPDDLVVVLAPDSGRAYLSKYFDDGWLRRAGFPAPTAPGPLAGGLPLAVPLHLPADSRVRDLGSAPVALLVLPRPGQTTPHPSPGDVLGVVPAVAVAGAAPDAPLAAFAQPLPTVGAGEPVAEAIGRTPPEAGWLAVLTDGRITGLTPRPVPAPATT; encoded by the coding sequence ATGAGTGTGCTCGATGCCATCGGCGACACCCCGCTGATCCGGCTGACCCGGATCACCGCCGGCCTGACCGCCGAGGTCCATCTCAAGGCGGAGTTCCTCAACCCGGGCGGCAGCGTCAAGGACCGGGCCGCGCTGGCCATGGTGCGGGCCGCCGAGGCGTCCGGCGAGCTACGCCCGGGCGGGGTGATCGTCGAGGGCACCTCCGGCAACACCGGGGTCGGGCTCGCCATGATCGCCGCGCAGCGCGGCTATCGGGCGGTCGTTGTGGTGCCCGACAAGAGCAGCGCCGAGAAGATCGCGACGCTGCGCGCCTACGGCGCCGAGGTGGTGATCACCATCGGCGGGGTGACCCGCGAGGACCCGCGGCACGTCTCGCAGGTCGCCGCCCGGCTCGCCGAGCAGACCCCGGGCGGCTGGCTCGCCGGGCAGTACGACAACCCGGCCAACCCGGGTGCGCACCTGGCCACCACCGGCCCGGAGATCTGGCGGCAGACCGGCGGCCGGATCACCCACTTCGTGGCCGGGGTGGGCACCGGCGGCACGATCAGCGGCGCCGGGGCGTACCTGCGCTCGGCCGGCCCGGTCACGGTGATCGGCGCCGACCCGGAGAACTCGGTCTACGGCGGGGGCGACGGCAGTCCGTACTACGTGGAGAGCATCGGCCACTACGTGCACCCGGACACGGTCGAGGACGTCTGGCCACAGTCGTACCATCGGCAGGTCGTGCACCGCATCGAGCGGATCAGTGACCGGGAGTCGATCGAGACCACCCGCCGCCTGGCCCGCGAAGAGGGCATCCTGGCCGGCGCGTCGACCGGCACGGCGGTCGCCGCGGCCCTGCGGGTGGCCCGCGACCTGGGGCCGGACGACCTGGTGGTGGTGCTGGCCCCGGACTCCGGGCGGGCCTACCTGTCGAAGTACTTCGACGACGGCTGGCTGCGCCGGGCCGGCTTCCCGGCGCCGACCGCACCCGGCCCGCTGGCCGGTGGGTTGCCGCTCGCCGTCCCGCTTCACCTACCGGCCGATTCCCGGGTACGGGACCTCGGCAGCGCCCCGGTCGCGCTGCTGGTCCTCCCGCGCCCCGGGCAGACCACCCCGCACCCGTCGCCCGGGGACGTGCTCGGCGTCGTGCCGGCCGTCGCGGTCGCCGGGGCCGCACCGGACGCGCCACTGGCCGCCTTCGCCCAGCCGCTGCCCACGGTCGGCGCCGGTGAGCCGGTCGCCGAGGCGATCGGCCGCACCCCGCCCGAGGCCGGCTGGCTCGCCGTGCTCACCGACGGCCGGATCACCGGCCTCACCCCACGACCCGTCCCGGCACCCGCCACCACCTAA
- a CDS encoding acyl-CoA dehydrogenase family protein — protein sequence MTQRIASSTSPLFEKAEPSAYFSDDDYRRFHERAAGYDRDNRFFTEDFEDLRARGYLRAAIPAALGGGGLGFAALAREQRRLAYWAPATALAVTMHLYWTGPATAVTAAGVEDLGWLLRDVADGKVLAAGHGERGNDLGLDDATTLAVPQEDGSWLVTGRKTFTSLSPVWDKLGIHARDDSDPEHPRIVHLFVDRDAPGVRTERTWDALGVRATASDDTILENVRVPAAQFVGAHAIGQPYPPYILGILQWYLPLVANVYFGIARRALDLAELSAQERGSLALPGQRHADKPAVQRQLGQAEILLDAAWALLEQTTADLDAGVDHGDWWTSRLFAAKEFTTGTARQVVDIAVQVAGASAVSRTNELERLYRDVRTGTLHPPNSDAILDVVGRTAVGSLP from the coding sequence ATGACGCAGCGGATCGCGAGTTCCACCTCGCCGCTGTTCGAGAAGGCGGAACCGTCCGCCTACTTCAGCGACGACGACTACCGGCGCTTCCACGAACGGGCCGCCGGATACGACCGGGACAACCGGTTCTTCACCGAGGACTTCGAGGACCTGCGCGCCCGCGGCTATCTGCGGGCCGCGATCCCGGCCGCGCTCGGGGGCGGCGGCCTGGGCTTCGCGGCGCTGGCCCGCGAGCAGCGGCGGCTGGCCTACTGGGCGCCGGCCACCGCGCTCGCGGTCACCATGCACCTGTACTGGACCGGGCCGGCCACCGCGGTGACCGCCGCGGGTGTCGAGGACCTGGGCTGGCTGCTGCGGGACGTGGCGGACGGCAAGGTGCTGGCGGCCGGGCACGGCGAGCGCGGCAACGACCTGGGACTCGACGACGCGACCACCCTCGCGGTGCCGCAGGAGGACGGGTCGTGGCTGGTCACCGGACGCAAGACGTTCACCTCGCTCTCCCCGGTCTGGGACAAGCTGGGCATCCACGCCCGCGACGACTCCGACCCGGAACACCCGCGGATCGTGCACCTGTTCGTCGACCGGGACGCGCCCGGGGTGCGCACCGAGAGGACCTGGGACGCGCTCGGCGTCCGGGCCACGGCCAGCGATGACACGATCCTGGAGAACGTGCGGGTGCCGGCCGCCCAGTTCGTCGGCGCGCACGCGATCGGTCAGCCCTATCCGCCGTACATCCTCGGCATCCTGCAGTGGTATCTGCCGTTGGTGGCCAACGTCTATTTCGGCATCGCGCGGCGGGCCCTGGACCTGGCCGAACTCTCCGCCCAGGAGCGCGGGTCGCTGGCCCTGCCCGGGCAGCGGCACGCCGACAAGCCGGCCGTGCAGCGGCAACTGGGGCAGGCCGAGATCCTGCTCGACGCGGCCTGGGCGCTGCTCGAGCAGACCACCGCCGACCTGGACGCCGGCGTCGACCACGGTGACTGGTGGACGTCCCGGCTGTTCGCCGCCAAGGAGTTCACCACCGGCACGGCACGGCAGGTGGTGGACATCGCGGTACAGGTGGCGGGCGCGTCCGCGGTCAGCCGGACCAACGAGCTGGAACGGCTGTACCGCGACGTGCGCACCGGCACCCTGCACCCGCCGAACAGCGACGCGATCCTCGACGTCGTCGGGCGCACCGCGGTCGGATCGCTGCCCTGA
- a CDS encoding NAD(P)-dependent alcohol dehydrogenase, translating to MLTVNAIAATSATDPLVRTTVERRDLGPRDVLIEIRYAGICHSDIHTVRGEWGDVAYPLTVGHEIVGRVAEVGAEVSRHRVDDRVGVGCMVNSCRECDNCKAGQEQYCTGGNVGTYASVDRDGTITQGGYSTHVVVDEDFVLRVPESIPYEAAAPLLCAGITTYSPLSHWKAGPGKRVAVVGMGGLGHMAVKIAAAMGAEVTVLSQTLSKKDDGLRYGAQHYYATSDPATFETLSGTFDLIINTVSAPIDMGAHLRLLRLDGTLVSVGAPPEPLPVPVFSLFGARRSFAGSSIGGIAETQEMLDFCAERGIAPEIELIGADQVNEAYERVLKSDVRYRFVIDVDTLR from the coding sequence ATTCTCACCGTCAACGCGATCGCCGCGACCTCGGCCACCGACCCGCTCGTGCGCACCACCGTCGAGCGGCGCGACCTGGGGCCGCGCGATGTACTGATCGAAATCCGCTACGCCGGCATCTGCCACTCCGACATCCACACCGTGCGCGGGGAGTGGGGTGACGTCGCGTACCCGCTGACCGTGGGTCACGAGATCGTCGGCCGGGTCGCCGAGGTCGGTGCCGAGGTCAGCCGCCACCGGGTCGATGACCGGGTCGGCGTCGGCTGCATGGTCAACTCCTGCCGGGAGTGCGACAACTGCAAGGCCGGCCAGGAGCAGTACTGCACCGGCGGCAACGTGGGCACGTACGCCAGCGTCGACCGGGACGGCACGATCACCCAGGGCGGCTATTCCACGCACGTGGTGGTCGACGAGGACTTCGTGCTGCGGGTGCCGGAGAGCATCCCCTACGAGGCGGCGGCTCCGCTGCTCTGTGCCGGGATCACCACGTACTCCCCGCTGTCGCACTGGAAGGCCGGGCCGGGCAAGAGGGTCGCGGTCGTCGGCATGGGCGGTCTCGGTCACATGGCCGTGAAGATCGCCGCGGCGATGGGCGCCGAGGTCACCGTGCTCTCACAGACGCTCAGCAAGAAGGACGACGGCTTGCGGTACGGGGCGCAGCACTACTACGCGACCAGCGACCCGGCCACTTTCGAAACGCTCAGCGGAACCTTCGACCTGATCATCAACACCGTCAGCGCGCCGATCGACATGGGCGCGCACCTGCGCCTGCTGCGCCTGGACGGCACCCTGGTCAGCGTCGGGGCCCCGCCGGAGCCGCTGCCGGTGCCGGTGTTCTCGCTGTTCGGCGCGCGGCGTTCGTTCGCCGGGTCGAGCATCGGCGGGATCGCCGAGACCCAGGAGATGCTGGACTTCTGCGCCGAGCGCGGGATCGCCCCGGAGATCGAGCTGATCGGCGCCGACCAGGTCAACGAGGCGTACGAGCGGGTGCTGAAGTCGGACGTCCGCTACCGCTTCGTGATCGACGTCGACACCCTGCGCTGA
- a CDS encoding helix-turn-helix domain-containing protein, which yields MDNRSEVRDFLTSRRAKISPERAGIPGGGQRRVPGLRRSEVAALAGMSVEYYAKLERGQLAGVSAGVLEAISRALQLDDAERVHLLRLAQAANGSSRLVRPQRRPKAWVVRPSLQWSIDAITVPATVANGRQDVLAANHLGRAMFSDLFADPVSPPNFGRFIFLDSAARRFYPDWDLAADMLVANLRTAAGKDPHDGELHELVGELSTRSDEFRRRWGAHNVRTHGTGVKQFRHHIVGDLSLAYESLDLRAEPDLTLTVYSAEPGSTTAHALTLLASWAATYV from the coding sequence GTGGACAACCGATCCGAGGTGCGGGACTTCCTGACGTCGCGCCGCGCCAAGATCTCACCGGAGCGGGCCGGCATTCCCGGGGGTGGGCAGCGCCGCGTGCCGGGGCTGCGGCGCAGTGAGGTGGCGGCGCTCGCCGGGATGAGCGTGGAGTATTACGCGAAGCTGGAGCGCGGCCAGCTGGCCGGGGTGTCGGCCGGCGTGCTGGAGGCGATCTCCCGGGCGTTGCAGCTCGACGACGCCGAGCGGGTCCACCTGCTGCGCCTGGCGCAGGCGGCGAACGGCAGCAGCCGGTTGGTCCGGCCGCAGCGCCGGCCGAAGGCGTGGGTGGTGCGGCCGAGCCTGCAGTGGTCGATCGACGCGATCACCGTGCCGGCGACGGTGGCCAACGGGCGGCAGGACGTGCTGGCCGCGAACCATCTGGGCCGGGCGATGTTCAGTGACCTGTTCGCCGATCCGGTCAGCCCGCCGAACTTCGGGCGGTTCATCTTCCTGGACAGCGCGGCCCGGCGGTTCTACCCGGATTGGGATCTGGCCGCGGACATGCTGGTGGCGAACCTGCGGACCGCGGCCGGCAAGGATCCGCACGACGGCGAGCTGCACGAGCTGGTGGGGGAGCTGTCGACCCGCAGTGACGAGTTCCGCCGCCGGTGGGGTGCCCACAACGTGCGCACCCACGGAACCGGCGTCAAGCAGTTTCGGCACCACATCGTGGGGGATCTGAGTCTGGCGTACGAAAGTCTCGACCTGCGCGCCGAGCCGGATCTGACGCTGACCGTCTACTCCGCGGAGCCGGGGTCCACGACCGCGCACGCCCTGACGCTGCTGGCGTCGTGGGCGGCGACATACGTATGA
- a CDS encoding VCBS repeat-containing protein: MGVGALVAGLTTTMVFCATPTVPVLAAGSAATAAASAVDDHTNVATDEDKVKAAAAIGVNPGIDLLVLDDQGFVFAIYQRAEAGPYVKAEALRTYLSSDPHAAYDFIVRGIFVAAGDDAQAKIAETAARARRSSVAVTVGLDSSDIALIEKNDRDFIFAVWQRVTAGSHVWTAAQTAIADGTGQAEWDAFLNTGAAAAAEQDLRDVIIDGDEAQAAKLRAARLVTAKKALLQLLLLPVTDEVVNAPDRQYVLFVHNNAKGTEVLLASQAALNAPDDKLAQALTDFIFTGGAAANKRDEDAAAAKELAGYRDRVTAIRDAAKADGFQPNLVDAANRALTDGTLLTLQTFLLKGQDEPRATDEQWRATFFKDFNGDRKADLAGITSGGNLFLYTGSGAGKLTAGGAMWATDGSWGRIKAIAAADFNGDRKTDVAAINSVGNLVLYAGNGAGKLTNAGAMWAADGSWGNFKAIAAGDFNGDRKTDIAGISGGGNLILYAGDGAGKLTNAGAMWATDGSWGRIKAIAAGDFNGDRKTDLAAINSVGNLVLYAGDGAGKLTNAGAMWAADGSWGNIKAISAGDYNGGGAVDLAAINSAGNLVLYAGNGAGKLTNAGAMWATDGSWGGMKAIS; encoded by the coding sequence ATGGGCGTCGGGGCCCTGGTCGCCGGCCTCACCACCACGATGGTGTTCTGCGCCACGCCGACGGTGCCGGTGCTCGCGGCCGGGTCGGCCGCCACGGCCGCGGCGTCCGCCGTGGATGATCACACCAACGTCGCCACGGACGAGGACAAGGTCAAGGCGGCCGCCGCGATCGGCGTCAACCCGGGCATCGACCTGCTCGTCCTGGACGACCAGGGCTTCGTCTTCGCCATCTACCAGCGCGCCGAGGCCGGGCCGTACGTGAAGGCCGAGGCGCTGCGCACCTACCTGTCGTCGGACCCGCACGCCGCCTACGACTTCATCGTCCGCGGCATCTTCGTCGCGGCCGGCGACGACGCCCAGGCCAAGATCGCCGAGACGGCCGCCCGGGCCCGCCGGAGCTCGGTGGCGGTCACCGTCGGGCTGGACTCGTCCGACATCGCGCTGATCGAGAAGAACGACCGCGACTTCATCTTCGCGGTGTGGCAGCGGGTCACCGCCGGCAGCCACGTCTGGACCGCCGCGCAGACGGCGATCGCCGACGGCACCGGCCAGGCCGAGTGGGACGCCTTCCTGAACACCGGGGCGGCGGCCGCCGCCGAGCAGGATCTGCGCGACGTGATCATCGACGGCGACGAGGCGCAGGCCGCGAAGCTGCGGGCCGCGCGACTCGTCACCGCCAAGAAGGCGCTGCTGCAGCTGTTGCTGTTGCCGGTGACCGACGAGGTCGTCAACGCGCCGGACCGGCAGTACGTGCTGTTCGTCCACAACAACGCCAAGGGCACCGAGGTCTTGCTGGCCTCGCAGGCGGCCCTCAACGCGCCGGACGACAAGCTGGCGCAGGCGCTGACCGACTTCATCTTCACCGGCGGCGCGGCCGCCAACAAGCGGGACGAGGACGCCGCCGCCGCCAAGGAGCTGGCCGGCTACCGCGACCGCGTCACCGCCATCCGGGACGCGGCCAAGGCCGACGGTTTCCAGCCGAACCTGGTCGACGCCGCCAACCGGGCGCTCACCGACGGCACCCTGCTCACCCTGCAGACCTTCCTGCTCAAGGGCCAGGACGAGCCCCGGGCCACGGACGAACAGTGGCGCGCCACCTTCTTCAAGGATTTCAACGGCGACCGTAAGGCCGACCTCGCGGGTATCACCAGCGGCGGCAACCTGTTCCTCTACACCGGCAGCGGTGCCGGCAAGCTGACCGCCGGCGGTGCCATGTGGGCCACCGACGGCAGCTGGGGCCGGATCAAGGCGATCGCCGCGGCCGACTTCAACGGCGACCGCAAGACCGACGTCGCCGCGATCAACAGCGTCGGCAACCTGGTGCTGTACGCCGGTAACGGCGCGGGCAAGCTGACCAACGCGGGTGCCATGTGGGCCGCCGACGGCAGCTGGGGCAACTTCAAGGCGATCGCCGCGGGTGACTTCAACGGCGACCGCAAGACCGACATCGCCGGCATCAGCGGCGGCGGCAACCTGATCCTCTACGCCGGCGACGGCGCCGGCAAGCTGACCAACGCGGGTGCCATGTGGGCCACCGACGGCAGCTGGGGCCGGATCAAGGCGATCGCCGCGGGCGACTTCAACGGCGACCGCAAGACCGACCTCGCCGCGATCAACAGCGTCGGCAACCTGGTGCTGTACGCCGGCGACGGCGCGGGCAAGCTGACCAACGCGGGTGCCATGTGGGCCGCCGACGGCAGCTGGGGCAACATCAAGGCGATCAGCGCCGGCGACTACAACGGCGGCGGGGCCGTCGACCTCGCCGCGATCAACAGCGCCGGCAACCTGGTGCTGTACGCCGGCAACGGCGCGGGCAAGCTGACCAACGCGGGCGCCATGTGGGCCACCGACGGCAGCTGGGGCGGCATGAAGGCGATCAGCTGA